The sequence below is a genomic window from Gossypium hirsutum isolate 1008001.06 chromosome A11, Gossypium_hirsutum_v2.1, whole genome shotgun sequence.
tcaggacaactagtcccattatatttttcgaattccggcattttgaacttaggtgggagtactaaatcagggaccagactcagatccttggcgtcaaccccgcgatgatagtcgatgttctccatgactctaaatttttcctctaaccatctacatcggtcctccagctgttttggcaggttcattcttgttttttctgtttctaccacatcatcgaggtccgggaccacaggattagtgggattatccccgggattagaacccgagcccatttgaaaatgcactGGTACCGAGGCACTAGCCAGAcattgaggtctaatggtaaccggtatcctctgtgggtacacctctggttgtgcttggatgttagttggggtaaaacctggaggataaacagggtcatcgtgatcctccccagcatcaactacggggtcttttcctttgttattccctccagccaataactgctttaattggttcatcacagtgttctgggattctaacatgtcctgctggattttttccagtcgttcatgcatctgatcttgcatctctcgttgcaactgttccaatctttccatcctttgatccattacttttgtttggcgacgagtaccgtagtgatatttgattagatttttgttggtttccagggtaactgtcataatttaattttattagggtcattttatgaaactcactgcatatgatgtaatgcaaatgtatgaaatgaatgcaaaaagaggcattgattcgaattcaatttcattagaaaactcaactagaaagcaaatttctttacataaaataaattacatatacgacttcgcctttatacccaaggccttaaccttcctaagaagccaagctaaatctcgacctcggcttgattctgactcatattttaaactcaatacatcggcctgaactgctaatgtttgcagatgatcagccacttcccgcacttgagtcacagcttcgcccataacgtaatctctgtctctaatctgcctttgagaatgatggaattgctcttgccattgatcattactcctctcaagaagctccattcgtagctcagaattgtgtaatgcgtcctcaagctcctctaccttttccttcagttcttcgatcttatttaagcttgctcttaattcgaccatggagttgcgactacggtacgagtgaagtgacttttctagctctgtcACCTTGGCTtttaatcctgccttctcattttggcactctaacaaactcctttccaaagcgttttctcgagctcgagcatcttgaaatttcttttcccactgatcggccctattcttttcctcattgatctcttgtcgccactgctctgacgttttgcccagaccgacagttctcatcgacaatcgcagcttcttgtaatctgtttttagactatccaaatcctcttcagctttgttctttcccttccttaatttctcggcttctagcttgtggatatcgatgtctaatcccaaatgcactctttcttcttctaactgttctatcctctttcccaactcagaatttcttttctcaaagtctcgtttgatgatctctaattctgacggaactacttgtagatgctcctctatagactgaacgcaatcttccctcggcttagggatgttgtcattgactcttttactccaccacccataatattctgaagttgccatcgctcctatggtaaatattttcattcggtgaacctgtttccaagcgttagatatttctcgagtttttctcttgtagttttcatccttataagaaaactcacattgagccaacccttgtgttgctggtatgaactgtctcgatctatattgtcttaatacgagtaaaggggcataaccgacagctccccaaattccgagtaaagggacccagtcgaaatcaccacatcgatacaggatctcgtcgggtaccatccaaggagctttccattcaacgtcatcctcctgaagattttggagaatcgtcatccacctctcttccgtgatgtcgtctcgtcttggtgtagcaacttgttccttcaacggggaataaccttctgagaagactcgataagaGACATTCTCCatcttccaaaagtgactatggaaccacaccaatagtagctgtgcgcatccgatgaaccttccctcccctgctcttcgacatgcgcttagagatctgaaggtttctgctaagattgccgggatgggcgtgactcctttactaagccgatcgaacaaatcagagacggcctcatctacgtgccctaaagctctagggaaaattaccaaaccatagatacctagagcgaagacatccactcttttcttcacatcggggtgtgctaatactaaatctcgcaagcttttccaaggaacgcatttactgtctcccttctgttggatccgggcagcgacccactgttcgctcatccctgtaatgctcatcaatttttttaataatgttgggacactagcagctctagaataggctttgtcaatttgaatctttggacaccgaagcaaggtcgtatattcttccacggtgggcaccaagtccacttttccaaaagtgaaacaactgtaagcaggattccaaaactgggctagggctcggaataaatgcttgtccactttgacaccaagtaggtgaggcaagtccccgtaatcacagtaaaacatctgcttggtcccgtcgtcccattgatcccatatttccttcatttctcgcagatcattttggactacgctgatacgggtgaagtcccataactctgatacgtacccttctgcaagactatcgcctttctctctccacatcgtctcagcccataatcgtacagctgcattgtcttctactttatcaagaaacctcttttccatgataagctttctatctatactgaacgtgaatcgacacctcttttgaaatgaaaatgccatgcaatcacaaacaaagcaaattagatctaggatttaaaataaacaataataaataaagcatctattcggtaagcactagggtctagaatagctctatctcggtgggttcttatggctcgctatgtgtggtttggttctaaagtgagggtacctgaaccagcagattcctcgatcctcacccattataggctcatatggactgagttcagttcaggggaatacatttccctatggccatgcggagatgaaaatctcacgaagacataggtacggatgtatcccggaagcgattcactatcccatgcggaggtgaaaacctcacgaaggcgtagtttctcactcccacttaaaaggtgtgaccaacggtcatgcaatggaatgtgcggaggtataaaataaaatacagaacacgataaaaatgtAACTCAAACAAaagatgagaggatcgtaaatttaaatcgaattttcaactttcgacaaaagacaagaaataatcaacacgtggcttgactctcttatttccccagtggagtcgccaagctgttgacaccattttttgaatgaaaacggggtcgacttgggtttaaaaaaagaatgaaaacgggagtcgccaccaatccttttttgacgaggtgtgatcgggtcacctcaaaaaagtggttgtttttaataaatgatttaattttattaaaacaacgattttggtctacgaaatccagaaaaatgagttcgggagccggttacgcacgaggaaggattagcaccctcgatacgcccaaaattggtacctagttgattaattagtgtcttagtgtcaaaatttaaaatttgaagagttaaaaaaatacgatttttaaaagaaaatctgatatcgtgaattgaaacataagattctcttgttccggaggaatatcacatccagcacgttaggatacgatactctaaaccatcgaaaccaagatcaccttatagtttaatgaaaccatattttgaagctttaagaggatatttggctgtttagtcgaacgagaaatcgaaacccagcacgttagggcacgtttcctcgatttTTCAAACGCGAAACATCgccttatttaaaagtttaaaaaggatatttggctatttggtcgaacgagaaatcgaaacccagcacgttagggcacgttttctcgattttccaaacgcgaaatattgccttatttagaaaaattttccttttgatgtttggtgttaatgcttgacgaaacaataacgaatacgacaaggtaagcaaagtaaagtgagtaacgacaatacaataggcaaaatgaaatgacgaggcgattacatacacaaagcatacaaataaatagaactaacatttaaaaaaagcacaagtgtacatgaataaataaacaagcacccaataacaatgatgacaataaatacaattatgtaaaaatgtatatgcatgtataatttaaaaccataaaataagaaatatatatataaattacagaatatgaaaacatagataagtataTACGCATATATGAAatcgataaatatttaaaaaaatgtaaatgtatatttatatacttacaaatcgtgataatataagatatatgtatgtgaattataaaatatatgaaatatacaaaaagcatttttaagcgtataaaatatataagtatgtatatgatgtaaaatatgcataaatatatgtaagtgtataaaattatgaagtgtgaaaaaatatgtttaaataggtataagtacgtatatctacatatatatgtaaaaatataatatttaaaaagggggtatatatatatatgcgtaatatatataaattcatatataatataatgttaaaatattcacataatatacataataatagtgttgaaaacatctattaataataaatatacacttatgtattaaagatatattcatgaatataaaaaacatatactaataatcaCAATAGTAAAGATAAAAATGTATACGTAACATAATgcgaaaatatataaatgttgtgatatctaaaacatatacataaaaatgaaaaaaaaatgtatgaCGAATAATGCAAAGATATTTGTAAGAGATGATGGGAAAATATACGAATAGCACGATATTTACAAGTGTATGCCTAGtataactattttaaaaaaatgatataaataaatgaatacatgaaaataataccatatacacaaaaatacctatatatatatgtaatgaaatatgtgaacaaatattaatattaatgaatatatgatatatgtatataataatagaaacgaaacaaaatatatatatatagttaaatataatacaataataataaaacaacaatgataataatattatatatataacaatttatatttaaaattaaattaaacagcaaaaatattatgaaatttaaggtaAAAAATTGAAGAAGGGATGAGATTGGATTAAAAACCAAATCTCTGGggcgaattttgaaagaaattaaaggagaaTGGACTTATCAGAACGCGCGTTGAACTATGGGGgatcaaataaataatttgtccaaacacttgaaacgacaccgttggaagggggactaaatcgcaaagtgtAATGGATTTCAGGGTCAATTTATAAACAACGAATAACTTAATTGCGAAatataaaaatgcggaagggccaattgcgcaaatagcccttccgctcaaaaacacgcggatcctacccTGGtgtgggtcgggtcgacccgccccacgtccgaaacgacgtcgttttatcattaaacagggggggaccaaaacggtgcgttttggtcccctataaaagctaaaattttttgaaaaaaatcatttgagaCCAGGtgagggaaaaaaagaaagaaagagggagAGGGAGGGCACGGAGCGATTTCCGGCAAAGGGGGGGgtaccggacggccaccggaggctcgccggcgccggcgccggccaccgcacgcggtggccggaaaggtaaaattttttattttttttttgctaactCCCTTTTTTAGATTTATGCTATGTAAAAATATGTAATAGAGAGTTTTTGAACAATAAAAAAACCTTAGATCTGACTGCCTTTTCTGTTTTTTGGTCTTTCTCGCTTGAATCTGCTTTTTTCTTGTATTCTTAAGTAGTATTACagttgaaaaatgaaaagaaaaaaaaatccccctTGTGTCGTTCTTGATCttggctttttaaagccgattcatttctcttgtttttgtttctgttttgtttatttttttgccCCATTCCTCGCATGCTTCCTTTTGCTGTTGTTTCTGTTCTTGTTGCAGGTGGTGGCCGACAGTGGTGGGGTGTCAGACGGTATGGGCGTGGTGGCCAAGGCGCTTGGGCGGTGGCAGCTGCAAAGCATGAGGCTAGGGTTTTTTGTTTGGCTGAAACTAGTATAGTTTTGGGCCATTCGGGCCTCATTTGGATTGGGTCTgtttttttgggttaattttgttGTAATGGTCTGTTAACTCTTTATTGGTCTTGGTCTATTTGGGTTTTAtggtctgggcccgggcaaaattttgGGTCTTACAATACACTCATTCAAGTCTTTGATCCACCTGCACAACTAAAAAGTGGTCAAAAAGGGATCTATTCTTCACAAGTTGGGGTTCAGATATTATTCCATTGAGATTCAGATCATGGCATGTGATAAGGTTCTATGTATTTGTATATAATATTGCTGTCTTTGGAATTGAGATTCTGAATCCAAACACACTCACCGGTTTCTCAACTTTTTATACCCTCTTTATTCACAGATGTTCAAATGAACGattgtttaaaatttagttaatgattaaaaatatttctaaaatcgcaatgtttatttattttttaaatatagatTACCATTTATTCGAATTTtctcaataatttttattaaaatctcCTTAAAGATTTTAAGACAATAAAAGATATTTCTCATTATTCTAATTAAAGTATGTACTGTAAACTTTTTGTATGACCACCCATTAATCTCTTGAAACCTATTCAACTGTTCACGAATCCGAAGTTCAGCCTACTCAATATTATATCTGCCAATATTTCTCCCAACTCCCTCAAACTATCTACCAACATCATCTCTTGCCACTATTGCAACCAAAGCTAACCCGGGATCTCGCCCCCATCTGTAAGGTGAAGATTTTCATTCTCGATATTATCTCTCTTGTGATATTACTAGTAGAAGATACATAATTATGTTTAATAAATGACTCGAATTTTATATCCAAACACAATTATTGTACTTCAATAAGTTCAAAAACCAACAATCGAACTTAATGATTGTAACAAGTTGATAAAAGGTAGTTGTAGGGAATTTTGCAATAATATTATTGCTTTTAAAAAAGTTCCAATGaaagatttaattaatcaaacattATAAGTTTGACTATAGAATTCAGTACTTTGGACCtacaattaaacataaaaatataaatagcttttaaaaaaaaatcatattacacTGATTGGAAAATCCAACTCATCATTGCTTTTTTGTTTATCAAAGTCtggaaatatcaaatttaacagATATTATTTTATTCAGAGTTGATAActggaaatataaataaaagtccataaaaattaagctaaataaaatttttttatatataataatttttaaaaaaaaatttgttatataaattttttacatacataaataaaagagaaattactttattctttatttacaacaaattagttatatacatataactcaaattCATATCTTCTTTGGTTAGATAAGAGCTCaaataatttttgagtttaattccagaaaatttgcccaaattcatagattaaaacacaaaaagaaaatagaaattcttACTCATATCAAACATCCTATTCAATCAATAACAAGAACCTCAAATTCCAAAATGTTtaatatctaaaaaaaatcatatttttgttcaTTCTGTAGttaatcttaaaaaatatatttagttattattatacaaatgatttaagaataaaaataactaatAGAAACAATCACCCTCGATACAAAGGAGAGCGTTCTTGGAAAACCAATCCCCTTGTTTGCCTGAAGACCTTCATCGGACTCGGGAAATACCAGCTCTTTGCTTTCGTAGACGGCGATAATTTCGATATTCCGATACCGGAATGTGACGTCACCAAAACAGACCTCGACTTCCTCATCATCCTCATCCGTTCTTCCTCTGCTATTCTCgctttctcttcttctcttcgaCAATCTTCACTCTCGTATCGCTTGCTCTTATTGCTGGCTTTAAACATCGACCAAAATGACGGCGTCTTCCACTTACCACTCGCCGACTCGTTCTTTTCGCTTAAACGCTCAGGTTTCGATAAGAGGAAACGAACCGCTAGGGATCTCGATCGTCGGAACGTAGGTTCTCTTCCGGTAAGATTAGAACCGCGTCCGAAACTTCTGGTACCGGAGTTATCATCGGCAGCAGGAATCGAGAAACGATAGAAAGAAGAAGatgaggaagaagaggaagaggtGGCACTACACGCGCAAGGACGGGAGTGGGCGCAGTCGGGACAGAGAGAAGCGAGCTTGTCTCGGAGGCAAAACGGACAGATTCCACTACGGCGACGTTTCGATGGATGCTTTGGACATTTCCAGACCTCTTCTTCGTCCACGTAAAACgccattttttttttcagttaaaggaCTGAAGGTATCACCCGCAGTTTTCTTTGTGGTTTTTTGTGAGGGTGAGCTTTTTAAAAAGGTGGAGGTGTATTTGAGGCGGATGAATTAACTATGGTTGCTTCCATGGCGGTTAAAATTTTAACCGTGGTACTTGGGAGGGGAACTGAACGGTGCGTTTTAGTACTAGAATTTGAAGTTATTTTCTAAGAATTTGAGATGGTACATTTATAATTATTTCTGTTGATAATGTCATTCATATTATATAAGAATCACTGTTAAGCAGGGTTAAACTTTGTAAATTACAGTTAATCAAATCTTAACTCAATTAGTATGGACATTATTATTGATATAAaaggatgtgggttcgagtgtattaaagcgcattatcctcctatttatgagttagaGAGGGTTATAAATAGTTCTAGACATTATGTTAAAAAGAGCATAtataatcaaaacttataattagattattaaaaaaaattgtaaatagtcTGGTTTCaatcatttttaatttgttttatatatgaaaattttgtaattttgatcTTTTTAAAAGTTAAGTTCTTAATTTGGatcctctaattttttttaattttttttgacttcTTATTACATTATCAAAATAATTCTAGGTGATATCCATACAAAGTTTACATAAAATGAATCCGACCTCAAATGTTATTATATATCAAGGGCATAACTAGGGGGGTTGACAGGGTCCCGGCctccttaaaataatttttttttcatttaaaccttttaa
It includes:
- the LOC107943776 gene encoding uncharacterized protein produces the protein MAFYVDEEEVWKCPKHPSKRRRSGICPFCLRDKLASLCPDCAHSRPCACSATSSSSSSSSSFYRFSIPAADDNSGTRSFGRGSNLTGREPTFRRSRSLAVRFLLSKPERLSEKNESASGKWKTPSFWSMFKASNKSKRYESEDCRREEEKARIAEEERMRMMRKSRSVLVTSHSGIGISKLSPSTKAKSWYFPSPMKVFRQTRGLVFQERSPLYRG